GCTCGTAAGTTGGCCCATCTTTAGGCAACTTTTTAGTTTCTCTGTGAGACTATGAGTAGAACCTGAGGTCAGCTGGATTTGAGGACACAATTGTGCAGCAAGCAGAAAGACGAATGATGACGAATAAGAAAAAAGGGGGCATGGTGAAGCAGTAAGTGTAGCTAGAGTGTTATTCTGGATTACTATGTGATGCCCTGGAACCATTTATAATCAGACCTGAATATGTCCCCAACCACTTAAGATTACATGGAAAGAACTAATTAGTTCAGGtagtttcaaaagaaatcaattaatatttttagatgAGGAGAGATTGTTCTCCTGCATCCACTGAACTACATGTTATTTCTGTGACGGCATTAAAGTATctagtgtgtgtatgtgtatatagtgctaattcctttttatttctacatatgtatatacatacatatatatgtatatttatatagcAAAATATGCTTCTTTTCATGGTCAGTTAAATTCACTGGTTATTGGCGAGACTATAATACATCTTGGGTGTCCTGGCTAAACTAATGCTGCCAAAATTGTCAGCAAAAAGACCGGAAAAGCTGATGAACCTTAAACTTTTCCCCAAACAACTGTTCAGTTGTTTCTTCAGGATACAGAAGAGGCAGAAAGTCAAACCAAGAAGATCGGTAGGAAACCAGGGAGGAAGGATAGAAATTGCTGTCTGATGTGGATTTCACAAACTGCTGTGTTTAATCTTTTAGAGACCCTATAACAATAATCCATGCTAATTAGCATTTTAGGAGTTTTAAGAGGTTTTGCCTATAAAGAAAAGATAACTCATACTTTAATTCAGTGTTTGCTTATTCACtagtttcttcctttcattttgcttagggatttaatatttttgtaaattctacaggtaacattttcagaaacagcaaaattccATTTTTGAAAGTGATTTTCTTGGTCAGACTAAGATCTCCAAAGATACGTACAACCTAATTCCTAGCAGTTTTAACATGAacaagctgcagaaacagctcTTCAGTTTCTCAGGACTGGTGTCACTTTCACAAATGGGACTTATGCTAACAGTTGGTTAGGTATTTTTAACTAGTATGCCATATaattaaataactaaatatatatatataaaaataaatactgccaTGTATAATTCTTATTCCCATCTGTGAGTTTGTCAGACCCACAGGGACAGCACTGTGGTTTGTGGGCTCTTCTCCTAGCAACTCCTGTTAACGTCAGAATTACTTGGGCAGCTGCATCTTCATACCCCACACTAAGAGTTTACTCTTTGGTGCTTTTTTATGTGTAGATTTCATATACCTGCATCCCTGGTTATTTGTACCAGGTCTACTTCAATTTCTTGTGATCTTACAAccactttttaataaaagctttatgCTATTACTTACTGCCATTCTCTGCTGTAGTTgttcatatttggaaaaaaagatgaagttaTGGTCCCTGCCCCAAGAAGCCTATGATTAAAGCAAGACCAGCATTACAGAAATTTGTATACTAGCTGGCTTGTAACTGGatggtctgtttagttttgttttgacGTACTGTATGAAGCACCATTTAACAGATGTTGGGAAATTAGCTCTCTGAGCTTCTCCTATAAACACACAGCAGAGATGCATGTGTATGAATTAATTTCATCATCAAATGTGGGTATAAATGTCATCAGGcactttttaatgtttgtgcCTATTCTACTGCACTTTGAGTTCTCCTTGCcaaaaaaatatagaaacttCTTGAGAGAAAGCTAAGTGACTCTGTTGCAGCAATGTTTTCTAGTGCAGTACTGATGATTCTGTTCTGTGGTATAAAAGACATTGCCTTGCAAAAGCCCACcggtgaaaaaaaatgaagtgtcaATTGTTTCATTACACACCCTCCATACACTGTgttgacaaaaaaccccaaaccaaaccaaccaaaatgGGCGGGTCTCCCTTGGTCTTTACGGCAAGTTGTCCTGTCCCGCTCGTTATAAGTAATGCTAACCTATCATGCAAATCATGTTGTTGGCTTTATTATGGCTGCTCATATCCCTGCTGAAATAGCACACACCCAGCAAGGTGACAGGTCTTTCCATTCCTCCCCTTACCCAGGGGAATGCAGTATTGGGGATTAGATTCCAAGATGAAGTCAAACCAGCATGAAGAGGGGAGCTAGCAAACTGTGGCTTGCCCCTCTCTGTGCTGTATACAGGCAGGGAAATAAGGCAGGTCAGGCAGAGAATGGAGGCAAGACCTGGCACAAAGCCTAAAACAGAACAGAAGGGAGGTGTAGCTGACAAAATGATGTAGAGATTTCCCAGTTTCCACttgtatttaatgtattttgcatttcacatctgtatttttattttgtggccCCCCtagtttatttttcatgcattaaaAAGACTTAAGTGTTTCTAAAGTAACAACTATGGTTTTAAAAGGAtatctcttcccctcctccccctccccctccccccaattACAACAGACATGCAATATTAATATAGGGTGAGTGGGCACAGATGTTATCAAAATCACCTCCTACCTGCCAACTCCACCAAATTTTCCAGTGCTTGGatattttcttccactgctgtgtGGAATTTCTTATTGTAATgttctctgtgcttttttttttttttttttgccttttttttttcagatgttttatcCAGTTACTAAACCTCTATATGGCCTCCTCTGATCAGCTGTCTGAGCTAAAACAATACTTCATGAcaatcactgaaaagaaaagtgGCCTCTGAAGGTCCTGATGTGGTTAGCGTGAGGGGCCAGGGGCTTGTGCTGAGTGCTAGAAGAGCACTTTATAACCATGGCAAATCAGTAAGTTTGGGCTAGATGACATGGCAGAGAAGTGATGTGAAATATGAGTTGGGGAAGCAttcaaaagaaagggaaagtgaAAAGGCAGATTTAActggattttcattttccagtgttACCAATGTGTGAGTTTACTACGAggatgatgtttttctttgctgactCTTGGAATTCTCTGTACCTCTTCTTTACTTCAATATTGTGCTGCTAACATATGTCTGCATAGCAAAACGTGTACATGTGAGTTCTTGCTGTGCCTCAAGCCTATGAAAAGCTATATTAGCACAGCACTAAATCTGAACTAATGCACCCTGTCTCTCAGCAAGGACTAATAGCTCAGGATCAGCTTCATGCTAACAGCTTTTGAGAGGCCTGGAATGGAGGCAAAATGAGTTTTATCTTCCCACAATGTACTTTGTAGAGCTATGCATATTGGGTCTAATTTGGAAGAAGcattaaaagctttctttaatacatgattttgcttttcaatgGTATATGtcaaagtgctttgcaaacGAGGCAAGCATCACTGTCTATATTTCATGATGTGCAATACTAGGacaagcaaaacacagcacctgCCCTTAGCCACACAAGGGTCAGGCTTGGAGCATGGTTTCGATCTCCATTACCTTATCCACCAGACCATATTGTTTCTCTAACTGGTAGTTGCAGGATTGTTCAGATTCTGCTGCATCTGCTGAATATATTCTGATAATATTCAGTCCCATAATTCTTTATATAAAATCCTATGTTTATCAATCCTGTCCACAAATCAGAAATACTGCAGTGCATTCTACGCAGCCTAAGTTTTTCTAGTTTAGTACCtacaaaatcaaagcagaattATGTCAATCTGTTGTGAAAATGTGCAGAATTCTAATCTCTATGAGTTGAAGTAATAACAATGTCTGTATAAAATTATGCATTGGTTATCATACATCAGGTTTCATATCTTTACatagaaagtgaaagaaaaagctccTAAAGATAATTTCCTTGAAGTATGttttggttacaaactaatcAATATTCTGATTAGCTTTAAGAAGTTGATTGTATGCAATACACAATGTACTATGTTCTTCTATTTGCCTTTGTGGCttaacttaattttcaaaacGATGATGAAACATTAATGACATTTAGCCCAGAATTCAAGCCTGATTTAACTTGGTTAGCTTTTGTGGCATTGTATCGAGAACTCATTTGGATTTAAACATTTCAGGTTGTTTTACATACTTTACAGCAATAATTGCGCTGTTTAGAAAAATGTGGTGCCATCATGTGGACAATATTAAGAAGTgtaaaaaacagtttttaaaagaaaaactaggTAACAGATAAATATCTGTATTCAATATCATGAATCAGCTGaattataaatatgtattatatGAGCCATGCACAAATCTGTGGGTTTAAAACTGTATTagataagaagaaaaactgataATGGAATCAGGAATTGTTGATTCAATCCTGTTTATTTTCCAAGAGCTCAGGAAGTCCTTTCTCATGAGCACAGActgaacaaaacacacacaagagTCTCGAAGCCACTTTTAATCAGCCCCTAATTCCAACATTACCCACTCTTGTACtcatttctgtatctgtttaTCTCTTTGGTTTTCCTCTAAGACTTTACAAAACTTGTTTTTGTACAGCCTGCATTGCTCCTCTCCCACACAAATGCGCGCACACTCGCACAAACACTCCTATACATAACATTAACTGGCCAAGGCATCTGCCCACACAGTTCTCATTCCTGCGTGAGTTCACATGAAGCTCTGTTTCAGCaatagttttgttttgaggCCTCTTCTTGTTTCTTACATTTAACCCAGAGGAAAGAGACTTTGCCAGATTTGAAACAGCTATCCCTAATACCAATAAGTGTCCACAACGGTCAAATTAGAAACACTGCGGTGCACTCACACAGCCTAAGTTTTTCTAGTTTAATACCTACAAAATCAAAGCAGGATTATGTCAATCTAAATGTCCAGAATTTTAATCTCTGTAAGGTGGAGTAATAACAGTGCCTCTATAAAAACATACATTGCTTGCCACACGTCAGGTTTCATATCTTTACatagaaagtgaaagaaaaagttccTAAAGATACTTTCCTCTACAGTACCCCATCTGTAACAGATTGTGAAGGCTTGCACACGAGCAGCGTGATTCAAAAACTGTCCTCTGTGATACACTCCCCCAAAGCAAACCCGCATGTCACAGAACTGTAATCTGTCTCCTGCTCTGAGACCCTGTATGCCAAGTGCTAGTTAGCATATTCTGCAGTCTGCTGATTTAACTTACACTAAATAAAGGCAAGAACTTTTAAAGCCTTGCCAGTGGGTTTGAAACGATCTATCTGGGACAGAGCTTGAAGACACAACATGTTTGGATTGGTCCCTTCTTTTGTAAAAGTGAAAGTTtaatgggtttgttttggtaAAACTTAAGAAGTTTTATTTGACCTTTATGAACATTGAAGATCTTTGGAATCCTTTTTGAGAATGGAGATTTATGTAGTGTTTTACTCAGAAATTGACTGACTTTGTGCAGAAAGAGCCTGCTCTTGTGGTACAGTAAGAAATGCAATATGTATACATGTAGCTTTACTAAATGGATATAATGCAATATCATACATTAAGAAGATTCTCTGTGGTGCTGTTTTAGCTTCCGTATAAAGACAGGTAACTCTATGAAGGAATGACATCTGTTTTCCAAGTCTTTGCATCTCATGCTTGGTTGATTTTGTTGTGTAAGAAAATATGAGTTCCAGCTGAAATTTTTACCATTCTTGGGccatttttttcatggtgaTTGTCTGGTGTTTAACCAGGTATGAACATAGACTACAATCTTTTTCTTATTGGATAAACTTACAGTgtctcttgctctttttctactttgccatttattttcatgaaacttgTGGGggcttaattttctttaataattttaccTTGCTGTCAGACTTGGTAGAAATGATTTTGGGTTGAAAAATTCTGAGGCTGGGAAGCAAATGGAACATGGTGAGGCATAGATAAGGCTGTTGGAAGTCTCTAGTCTGTATCACTGTGCTCAAGTTCTTGATTACTTGGCATTTAAATGTTTAGAGTACATGGACAAAGCCAAAAAACTTAGTTtgtatgttttttaattaattcccATAAATCTGACACCAATCTCGAAATAAAGAGACTTCACTGGTGATTTTTCAATAATCAGGAACATTGTGCTAGAGTGTGGAACAAGCTTAACAACCaaatttctttcagatgaaCTTTAAATGCCAAAGTATCCCATGACAACTTGCATGAGtttggttttcagtgttttggaaaCTCTACACtcatccttttaaaaagtgtgacactggtttggttttggaagAATTGTTTAAAGGCACTCTGAAGGCCAGTAAGGTAGTGAAAATATATTAGATTTTCTGGATTCTAACATCTTTTGCCATTAGTGAAggtgaaaatgggaaaatgaacCCGTCCTGATTCATGAATTTTTGATGTTGTGCATGGTTCATcaaattttattagtttttgCCCACTGTATAACCTTGATGAGCTAATGTGATTATGCAATATTACTAGTGGtagaatttaatttccatttttaaaacaaacatctcTCAAACTaaaatttgaacagaaaaaacccaacaatcaGAATCTCATCAATTTCTGTCAGCTGTAGTCTGGGAATATTATATTCTATGTCTCTTCACAAAACTCATTCTTTCTGATCCCCCCCTGGGTGAGGGTTGGGTCTATCAGTCATTGTACCACCCTCATCACTGGGATTTCCTGTAACTATTACCCAGTAATTCTTATCTTCTTCAGCTTTATGGGAGTCCAGATAAGTGTGACAAATTACTTCATactcttttccaaaataagacCTGCAAAGTCAAAGAAAAGGGGATGGGCAGAGGGAattaatataaacataaattCAGCAAATCTGCATTATCTGTAAATTGTTCAAGAttttctcatgtttctcttGGCTTATTCAGAAATATCACTATGCACTTTTAAATATCAGACTGTTACAAGAAACACAATAGCCCACTTTGTTTCTTATGAATAATTCAGGAAtttaaaatcaaagggaaaCACCATCTTTCTAGCTTCAGAGCTAAAGCAGCCCCGTCAGTATAAGACACCGATACACCAGCTCGGCATGAACAAACTGGTTAGGTTCTAGTCATCATTCACATCACCTTTCCTGTCTGCCTGAGGAAGACTCTGGCTACTTAATAACTGTTTCAGCCTCAAACTTTCAGAGCACATTTCATCCTCAAAAACTTGATACAAATCCTCAGTCAGATCTTGCTCAGAATTTAATGGGAAACAATTGGTATACCCCTTAACAATGCTTAATCAATGTTAATTTAATGCACACATATGAACTTGAATTGCGGGAATAACTTCAGTTTGTTGAGGGATTGATTCATATGGACATGAGCAACATACAGTTTTATACAGTGTGTTTGTATTTAGTTCTATTACTCCTTACACTGCTTAGTAtaccaatttttctttaaaaaaaacccccgaacAACTGTAGTTGTTCAAGATATTCAAAGGGAGAACCACCAAGAAACTAGAAAAGGCTAGACGCATGATATgatatgaatttaaaagaaaaaaaaacacaaataagaCTGAGCTGATTGTCTGCAGCATCTCAGTGGCACATATTATAgcccagaaataaaataagggAAAGGAGAATGTGCATTCTGcgttcttttccatttcctcagTGCGTTCCTAAAGCAACTATCTTGCTTCTTACAGTAATTCTTGATGTTGGCACATCATTACGTACATCCCTGCCAGTTACAAATTATTCTTACCTTGTCCAAAAGTTCCTTGGAACAGCTAAGCTCCGATTAGTACGGCAAtgagtaataataattttagagtttgcctggaaaaaaacaagggaAGACACTTGACAGACATTTTTACACTAATTCTAGCTTTTCTTATTCAAACgaactgtttttatttcctgcttagTGTAAACCCGCATTGCTCTGTATCGCTCTGACACCACTGCACATTGATAGTGAGACATTTTACACCCTATCAGTTCTTGACACAACTGTCTTAATAGCTAAGACCAGCCAAATGCTTAGCCCTCAGGTCAGACACATTCTCCTGTCCAATACATTCCATTCCACTCCATTGTGCTgggtacttaaaaaaaaaaaaaagccaagcaagTAGTAGAGAGTTATTCCAGTGGCCTGTGCCATCAGGGTAATTCCGCTTACAATTGGTATTTGCCATATGAGAGATCCAGATGGTTTGGGGACACAGCCTAGAAATGgaccttttgtattttttttatgtataacagaattaatttttaggCACCCTCATTTGCCAATACTGTGAATAAAGAATGTTGTCTTTGACAATCACATGATTTTGACCGTGTTTATTAGCGAGCTGATTCTGTGTAAATGAGTCACAGTTCAAGGCTGCAGAGGAACGGTTGTAGTTGTGATATTTTGCTATATACCCAGAACTTCAGGAAGCCTAGCAGTTACGTGGAACAGGAAAATACTGCATCTGCTTAATGTATTTACAGAAGGTTAAAAGCCACATTTGGAAAAGCATCCACTTATTCAGatgccttgggtttttttttttaatttttttttttttaaatttaatgtacAGGAGTTCTTAATCACAAGTCCTAATATTGGACATGGAATTTAGTGCTTAGAAGTCCTGAAAAGCAGATTCCAAGTACTGCATCCTCACAACATGATAATGttgacctttaaaaaaatgtgatgaGAAAAACTGAGCAAGTCAACCTCAAAATGAATACCAGAACCTAATAGTTGTATTTGCAGATTCCCTGGTTAACGAGATtgttcctcccctctcccccttcctaAAATTACAGGTCAGAACCTgcataaagaaaatatgtgaaTAAGTTGGACACAACTTTTTTCTAAGTACACCATCTACCATTTCAATTAAATCTTCATaactttttttacagttttaatttcttacagGAACTGGAAATCCTTCATATTCGAGACGCAGTTGTGGATCCAAGAAGGTAGCTTGCCAGCAAGTCAAATAGGAAAGCTCATCTGTCAAAAATACTTGCTGAAGGTAAGATTTTTTAGCAAATCTTGTAAATGATTTATGGTCACTTGCTAGATataactgcaaataaaaatacatattaaggacagtatataaatatataaataaggACAGTatgcaaatagaaaaagaaacaagatatgaatttttaaaaatatttttcaacacaaaaaaatttctctcGGCTCCTGAAAAATCAGTCTGCCAAGCGAAAGCTACACAGACAAAATGCATTACATAGATTCTATATTGTTCATAAGCTCATTAAGTAGCTATCCTATAGGCAGAGTGGTGaatactaatttaaaattgaatttacATTCCAAAGATTTTCTCTCACCAAAGTAGTTCTtgagaggaaaatttttttcaaagttgtgGTGATTTATTTTGAGTGCATATGTAACATATAATGTCTTATTTGCTTCTAACTTGCAGAGGGAAACAACATTAACATTTAATAGAAACCTGCTCCCTCAGAATGATAGGATAGTATGTTACTTCATATACCTACTATAGATTCACAAGAAATGAAATCTTCtcattttggatttatttaaagtaaaaaataaaataaataaaaaaaaccccaacctccCTCTAATGATGAATTCTTTCATGATTCACAagctaattttaatttccttttttcttctctttttaaaaatctcctttaTTCAGTCATTCTGGCTTAAAACTCCCCTGGCCTGCACACCTGATCTCAGGCAAGTTGCACAAACTTTCTGAACAGGTATTGCTTATCTTGACCTATGTATGATTCTGAATCTGTTCGGGAAAGCTAAGATGTTGAACCACTGTGcagctttatatatatatacacatacatatagtAATTAAATGCATACTATCAGTATATGCTACCATTGCCATTTGCAACTTTATTGCCTTACCATTTGGTCAGAAAACCCTCCTGTTGTCCCAAGAACAAAGTTTTGCCCAAATCTAATTGGTTCACTCCCTGCACCTCCATCAACACTGTTAAAATcgtaaaaaggaagagagagacatTCAAATGATCagctttattattctttttgtttcgGTGGCAACACTTTGCATTAagtttacctttaaaaataagtaaaatatcTTAACCAAAAAGACATTTCGTACTTGACTTActggttaaaatatttaacaggaTAGAAACAGAATGGACTGATTACTTTTTATAACATATTAACATGCAGGCTGGAAAGATAACATCTGATGAAAAATCAATCAGAATTCAGCACTGAGGGTCCctttaaaatacacttaatGCAACCAtctgaaaaatcacagattAAAAGCAGTATAGTGTGTGCTTGTGCTTGTAACTTAACATATGTTGCTAATAATATATGTAAATGATATTAAATAATTAGGTTCATTACATCAATATACATCCTGGTATATCCTGATTTCCAGAAAAATTTCTGTACCTGACATTAAAGAATCACTGAAGTAAGTGCTAGGCTTTCTAAGTATTTTCAGCATAAAAAAACTGACTTAGGTGATCAACCTAGTAGCTGGTTAACGAGCGACTTGATAGCATTCAGTGCCGATAACTCTAAGATCAGACAGCAatgaagcaaaattattttggctgCAGTTCTAAAAGGCCTAAATTATGCTCTTGGCATCAAAATCCTTTCTTAGGTCTAACCCAAAGTGTTTTGCTCCATCAGGATTCCCTGGGTTAGTTTGCACTGTTATTGTTACGTACATGCACTCGGGCAGAGCCTCCCGCTGTTGAGCAGGACCCTGCTGTTCTGTTTCCTCTCCCACAAACAGCTGGAATTACATATGTCTTCGAGAGGGAGAATATGCTGTTGGATTAGGGGGGTTTTTTAGGACAACAGAAACACTGTCCACTTCACATACAGCAAAAGCATTGACACaaatttctgcttcagagaCCTTATTTGCAGGATAATGAATAATAATACTAAGTGCTTTTCGGACATGTTTTGTAATCTACGGCTGAAATACGAACGTATTAAAAACAGCTGCAGAGTTTACCAAATGATGCAGTGAACTCGATTCTATTTTCACACCAGTTCTAAGCTGATTTAAACTTCCTTGGAATTATTTACAGTAATGTGTGGAGCAGAATCAAGCTTAATGCATGACCCAAGTTAAAGACTCTTAAATAAATTAACCTTACTCGAATTCATTTGTATATTAGGAAACTCCG
This is a stretch of genomic DNA from Balearica regulorum gibbericeps isolate bBalReg1 chromosome 12, bBalReg1.pri, whole genome shotgun sequence. It encodes these proteins:
- the CFAP161 gene encoding cilia- and flagella-associated protein 161, whose translation is MAAYRPGVLIGNWNEDACLEEDRLRDFMHKRERGELLIQKINKLQDNLLKKVQLSVSKDGFVHFGDTVMLLNPDNKSSEKNCPGACISLTLAINLDEMSIYSAKSLQAPCGVSAAESVDPVGQNTFCILSVDGGAGSEPIRFGQNFVLGTTGGFSDQMLYLASDHKSFTRFAKKSYLQQVFLTDELSYLTCWQATFLDPQLRLEYEGFPVPANSKIIITHCRTNRSLAVPRNFWTRSYFGKEYEVICHTYLDSHKAEEDKNYWVIVTGNPSDEGGTMTDRPNPHPGGDQKE